From Pelosinus fermentans DSM 17108, the proteins below share one genomic window:
- a CDS encoding helix-turn-helix transcriptional regulator, with protein sequence MDTNEYLTGNAGLAGQLSCSTRGFGNGVLYGLPPQNGNSWLVDIHPAAGLFFTDAYFTLLEPVVREYQMEQPGLWLWSVASGDITIVENGKKTRKLEPGIHVLVNQGKPFKIIYGTEQPMWYTSMLVFHDCLGRYLKAHPLESPFYLAEAACWKPFQYNTPDVVMVFEQLKYAIRNGDAPPPFMYYESKLGELLSLIVRNMQYPHLWEDYLKKNRNQKHLTYQNRKYIWKVKEELDKNILQPPSMEQLIVLAEMGATKLRQSFKLWYGITIAEYIRQEKLKHALRLLSVDDLSISNIAATVGYESASKFALAFKKVYHVTPSEVRKSFLI encoded by the coding sequence GTGGATACAAATGAGTATTTGACAGGAAATGCTGGACTGGCCGGGCAGCTGAGCTGCAGCACAAGAGGCTTTGGCAATGGCGTACTTTATGGGCTGCCGCCGCAAAACGGCAATAGCTGGCTGGTTGATATTCATCCGGCGGCTGGTCTGTTTTTTACCGATGCTTACTTTACCCTGCTGGAGCCGGTGGTTAGGGAATACCAAATGGAGCAGCCGGGTTTATGGTTGTGGTCAGTAGCCAGTGGCGATATCACCATTGTCGAGAATGGTAAAAAAACACGCAAACTGGAACCAGGCATTCATGTACTGGTCAATCAGGGAAAGCCGTTCAAGATTATTTATGGAACCGAACAGCCGATGTGGTATACTAGCATGCTGGTGTTTCATGATTGTCTTGGTCGTTATCTAAAGGCTCACCCGCTGGAGTCACCTTTTTATCTGGCTGAAGCAGCCTGCTGGAAGCCGTTTCAATACAATACTCCCGATGTTGTCATGGTGTTTGAGCAGCTGAAATATGCGATCCGCAATGGAGACGCTCCACCGCCGTTTATGTATTATGAAAGTAAGCTGGGGGAACTGTTGTCTCTCATTGTGCGTAATATGCAATACCCGCATTTATGGGAAGACTACTTGAAGAAAAACCGCAACCAGAAACATCTGACGTATCAAAACAGAAAATATATCTGGAAGGTTAAAGAAGAGCTAGATAAGAATATCCTCCAGCCGCCTTCCATGGAGCAGCTTATTGTCCTTGCCGAAATGGGGGCAACCAAGCTGCGGCAAAGCTTTAAGCTCTGGTACGGAATCACCATTGCCGAATATATTAGGCAGGAAAAACTAAAGCATGCGCTGCGGCTGCTGTCCGTTGACGATTTGAGCATCAGTAATATTGCTGCAACCGTTGGCTATGAGAGTGCCAGCAAGTTTGCGCTGGCCTTTAAGAAAGTCTATCATGTTACTCCTAGTGAGGTCAGAAAATCATTTCTAATCTAA
- a CDS encoding ChaN family lipoprotein, with product MDDVSQLVRDYNVVIFGEYHDNQVLHRLEEELLRTVYAQHSTLAVSLEMFERDVQQPLNDYLASDITETAFLAQSRPWPNYQSDYRPLVEFAKKEGLQVLAANIPRPMASHYARQGSLEGVEETMRQYLPAVHRAPDGEYKQRFFAQMQSVKAMPKEQMEAFYRAQCLKDDTMAESIVEHHHRYPDRKIIHYQGDFHGRYRLGVVEKLQALEPGLRILVITPVLVDDFEDGSAKARNLQADGDIVVFVKRTTL from the coding sequence GTGGATGATGTCAGTCAGCTAGTACGGGATTACAATGTCGTGATATTCGGCGAATACCACGACAATCAAGTCCTTCATCGTCTGGAAGAGGAGTTGCTGCGAACTGTTTATGCCCAACACTCCACGCTGGCCGTCTCCCTGGAAATGTTTGAGCGTGATGTGCAGCAACCGCTGAATGACTATCTGGCCAGTGACATAACCGAAACTGCTTTCTTAGCCCAGTCCCGTCCCTGGCCAAACTACCAGAGTGATTACCGGCCCTTAGTCGAGTTTGCTAAAAAGGAAGGACTGCAAGTGCTTGCGGCCAACATTCCCCGACCGATGGCCTCGCACTATGCGAGACAGGGTTCACTGGAAGGGGTTGAAGAAACGATGCGGCAGTATCTGCCTGCAGTTCACCGCGCTCCTGACGGCGAATACAAGCAGCGCTTCTTTGCACAGATGCAGTCCGTAAAGGCTATGCCCAAAGAGCAAATGGAGGCATTTTATCGCGCTCAGTGCCTAAAGGATGATACTATGGCCGAAAGCATTGTAGAGCATCACCACCGTTACCCTGATAGGAAAATCATCCATTACCAGGGGGATTTCCATGGCCGCTATCGGCTGGGCGTCGTCGAGAAACTCCAGGCGCTGGAACCGGGTTTGAGAATTCTGGTTATCACACCTGTCCTTGTGGATGACTTTGAGGACGGATCAGCCAAGGCCAGGAATCTGCAGGCAGACGGCGACATCGTGGTATTTGTTAAACGAACAACACTTTAA
- the hutW gene encoding heme anaerobic degradation radical SAM methyltransferase ChuW/HutW, giving the protein MRGSRLKQILANMSPEQYALTVGTAAEESLVEAFVKRRVVHAGVRGKPIMPVEWQATWQSLLEQKPEPEQRVAYIHIPFCRHRCLYCGFFQNYSAAELEAVYIDHLIKELQMSRDSPYLSSRPVNAVFIGGGTPSTLAPQQVARLLDAIRDCLPLANDYELTLEGRVNDLVPDKMEAWLDHGVNRVSIGVQSFNPEVRRGVGRLDDTQTILKRLELLTSYNQAAVIIDLIYGLPNQTNQVWANDINLLKTAAIDGMDLYQLNIYEDSALQQAINSGKLPPAATTAQQARMFAAAEAELSAHVFSRLSICHWRKTNRERSIYNTLTKAGHSVIPFGAGAGGNIGGVAMFLNRDVGNYIKSIEQGHKPVAGMLLQPADSGLHNMVIGQLERGYLQLSALAACYGPAVLELESLLEIWQGRGLLEFGPSVARLTVAGQFWYMNIAQSVLECLHALLDGEHSVEVQPIAAQG; this is encoded by the coding sequence TTGAGGGGAAGTAGACTAAAGCAAATTCTGGCAAACATGAGCCCAGAGCAATATGCCTTGACCGTTGGCACAGCAGCCGAAGAGTCGCTGGTAGAAGCCTTTGTAAAACGCCGGGTCGTTCATGCCGGCGTCAGAGGAAAACCGATCATGCCGGTAGAATGGCAGGCGACATGGCAGTCTTTACTGGAGCAAAAGCCAGAACCAGAGCAACGTGTAGCATATATCCATATTCCCTTTTGCCGGCATCGTTGTCTATATTGCGGTTTTTTTCAAAACTATTCAGCGGCAGAGCTGGAAGCCGTTTATATTGATCATTTAATTAAAGAACTGCAGATGAGCAGAGATAGTCCTTATTTGTCCAGTAGACCGGTTAATGCCGTATTTATCGGCGGTGGGACTCCCAGTACTCTGGCACCTCAGCAGGTTGCCAGGCTGCTGGATGCTATCCGGGACTGTTTGCCCCTAGCCAATGATTATGAATTAACACTAGAAGGGAGGGTTAACGACTTAGTTCCAGATAAAATGGAAGCTTGGCTGGATCATGGGGTAAATCGCGTATCTATCGGTGTTCAGTCCTTCAATCCAGAAGTACGGCGAGGGGTTGGCCGGCTGGATGATACGCAGACGATTCTTAAGAGGCTGGAACTGCTAACCAGTTATAATCAGGCTGCCGTTATTATTGATTTGATTTATGGTCTGCCGAACCAGACTAACCAGGTTTGGGCCAATGATATCAACCTATTGAAAACGGCAGCCATTGATGGAATGGATTTATATCAGTTAAACATTTATGAAGACAGTGCCTTGCAGCAGGCCATCAATTCCGGTAAGCTGCCGCCGGCAGCTACAACGGCCCAGCAGGCTCGAATGTTTGCTGCGGCCGAAGCGGAACTGTCAGCCCATGTATTTTCACGGCTCAGTATTTGCCACTGGAGGAAGACCAATCGCGAGCGAAGTATATACAATACCCTCACGAAGGCTGGTCACAGTGTAATTCCCTTTGGCGCCGGTGCCGGCGGTAATATTGGCGGTGTGGCTATGTTTTTAAATCGGGATGTCGGTAACTATATTAAAAGTATTGAGCAAGGTCATAAACCAGTTGCTGGCATGCTGCTGCAGCCAGCCGACAGTGGTTTGCACAATATGGTTATTGGACAACTCGAGCGCGGCTATTTACAACTTAGTGCCTTAGCAGCCTGCTATGGACCTGCTGTTTTGGAATTAGAATCATTACTGGAGATTTGGCAAGGGCGTGGGCTTCTTGAATTTGGTCCATCAGTAGCTCGACTGACGGTAGCTGGTCAGTTTTGGTATATGAATATCGCCCAGTCAGTATTAGAATGCTTGCATGCTCTGCTAGATGGTGAACATTCGGTGGAAGTGCAGCCTATAGCGGCCCAAGGCTAG
- a CDS encoding TonB-dependent siderophore receptor: protein MKKTSRTRKSLLYALLSSSLLWHLPMTANAADEVASTPEQTAAETDSSQREFILEGIEVTDERLKEEGYIAKHSTIGTKTDTPLSETAQSISIITREQMNNRGVTNFAEALGYTPGVTSLFHSGEGQTYGLNIRGFSYDGAYNNGSSRLGSYYASDFDMYSLERVEVLRGPASILYGAGSPGGIINNVSKRPTTEPLREIQLQTGSSDKFSGALDLGGPLTEDGKLLFRLTALKSKEDLYTDSSTKEHSFIAPALTWKPAENTSLTLLSYFNKDDLKGTTEELYRRNYLPGSSFYGSGISSKTYFGEGDFDRAIRNQSQIGYILEHKINDIWSMTQTASHFHTSMTQRGVTADSLDSANQTISRSTKATGRYGSSDSIDTNFQAKWSSGAVTHTTLLGFDYQEGEYNWRWGGGSAPDLDLSTMNYGQAITMPAYSYITAGKTKQNGYYLQDQLKFGGRWTAVLGGRYDRYDNIFRNVSNGTTTITDQNAFTGRAGIVYDAGNGVMPYISYNESFEGQGGSDRHGKAFKPTTGQQYELGVQYEPKKMNARFTAAIFDLRKQNVLTTDPVDTFFQIQTGEVASKGLELEANMQAFKGVNLTLAYTLLNNKITKDSDAAKVGRRTENVPRHSASLWLDTVKPGDTAEGWSFGGGLRYIGSRYNYYNTRKFGGSVLTDAMVRYDTNGWRYALNVTNVFDKQYVVSSADYWAYYDSVDTGRKVTLTATYRW, encoded by the coding sequence ATGAAAAAAACCTCCCGTACCCGAAAAAGCCTGCTCTATGCCTTACTGAGCAGCAGCTTGCTCTGGCACTTGCCTATGACCGCTAACGCAGCGGATGAAGTGGCCTCAACTCCAGAACAAACTGCTGCAGAGACAGACAGCAGTCAACGTGAATTTATCCTGGAAGGCATCGAAGTGACGGATGAACGACTCAAGGAAGAAGGCTATATCGCCAAGCACAGCACGATTGGCACTAAGACCGACACCCCTTTAAGCGAAACTGCCCAATCCATCAGCATCATCACCCGGGAGCAAATGAACAACCGCGGCGTTACCAACTTTGCCGAAGCCCTGGGGTATACCCCGGGAGTGACGTCTTTATTTCATTCCGGGGAGGGACAAACCTATGGATTAAACATCCGCGGCTTTAGTTATGACGGCGCCTATAACAATGGTTCCAGCCGCCTAGGCAGCTACTACGCCAGTGATTTTGATATGTACAGCCTGGAGCGGGTCGAAGTGCTGCGCGGTCCGGCCTCAATCCTCTATGGCGCAGGCAGCCCCGGGGGCATCATCAACAATGTTTCCAAACGACCGACAACCGAACCGCTGAGAGAGATTCAACTGCAGACCGGCAGCAGTGACAAGTTTAGCGGTGCTTTGGATCTTGGCGGTCCGTTAACCGAGGATGGCAAACTGCTGTTTCGTCTGACGGCGCTGAAATCCAAAGAAGACTTGTACACCGATTCCAGCACAAAAGAGCATTCTTTTATCGCCCCAGCCCTGACCTGGAAACCTGCTGAAAACACCAGCCTGACTTTATTGAGCTATTTTAATAAAGATGATTTAAAAGGAACTACGGAAGAATTGTACAGAAGAAACTATTTGCCTGGCAGCTCCTTTTATGGCTCGGGTATTTCCAGCAAGACTTATTTTGGTGAGGGGGATTTTGACCGCGCCATTCGAAACCAAAGCCAAATCGGCTATATCTTAGAACACAAAATCAATGATATCTGGTCTATGACCCAAACTGCCAGTCATTTTCATACCTCAATGACCCAGCGAGGAGTAACGGCAGATTCTCTGGACTCCGCTAACCAAACGATCAGCCGATCCACCAAGGCAACCGGCAGATACGGCAGTTCTGATTCCATCGACACTAACTTTCAGGCCAAATGGTCCAGCGGCGCAGTCACCCATACCACCCTGCTGGGATTTGATTATCAGGAAGGCGAATACAACTGGCGCTGGGGCGGCGGATCAGCCCCAGACCTGGATTTATCTACTATGAATTACGGACAAGCCATCACCATGCCCGCTTATTCTTATATTACCGCAGGTAAAACCAAGCAAAATGGTTATTACCTGCAGGACCAGCTTAAATTCGGCGGAAGATGGACCGCTGTGCTGGGCGGACGCTATGACCGCTATGATAATATTTTCAGAAACGTCTCCAACGGCACCACTACCATTACCGATCAGAACGCTTTTACCGGGCGCGCCGGTATCGTCTATGACGCCGGTAATGGCGTAATGCCTTATATCAGTTACAACGAATCCTTTGAAGGTCAGGGCGGCAGCGACCGGCATGGGAAGGCTTTCAAACCAACTACTGGACAACAATATGAGCTTGGCGTGCAGTATGAGCCGAAGAAGATGAATGCCCGTTTTACGGCAGCGATCTTTGATCTGCGCAAGCAAAATGTCCTCACCACCGACCCTGTAGATACCTTTTTTCAAATACAAACCGGCGAAGTGGCTTCTAAAGGTCTGGAACTGGAAGCCAACATGCAGGCTTTCAAAGGAGTCAACCTGACTCTGGCCTATACTTTACTCAATAATAAAATCACTAAAGACAGCGATGCAGCCAAAGTCGGCCGCCGCACGGAAAACGTACCCCGACACAGCGCCTCTCTATGGCTGGACACGGTAAAACCCGGTGATACAGCAGAAGGCTGGAGCTTCGGCGGCGGGCTGCGTTATATCGGTTCCCGCTACAACTACTATAACACCCGCAAATTTGGCGGCTCCGTCTTAACTGATGCCATGGTTCGTTATGATACCAATGGCTGGCGCTATGCCCTCAATGTCACGAATGTCTTCGACAAGCAGTATGTCGTCTCATCTGCCGACTATTGGGCTTATTATGATTCCGTCGATACCGGGCGTAAAGTCACACTGACTGCCACGTATCGCTGGTAA
- a CDS encoding TonB-dependent receptor plug domain-containing protein: MKMRQNRRKGKVALLSFGIMAVLSLPAYAEEEPYQFSEVVVTATRTKQNVKDIPASVEVITRQDIETMGADSVVAALKLAMNLNLSEAGMTGNQVSLRGMNTNQSLILIDGRRMAGEDTGSTMNYYELNRININNVERIEIVRGPVSSLYGSDALGGVINIIMRKSEKPQTTVGLSNSSKQQNASFRFDLGKEGKWSWVVDTLFTEIKERTRTDSTNMYGPRQFYNISGTYDMSEGKNLDVFYERMSEHLKSGFTDGSRDYYTNTRNSYGINYRGINSRGNYELRTYFNQLEKNNDTLLEGGTYSDFDRAKYKTWVVDGKNTVKLDDEHVLTFGGEYRSSEYRGTRLEDNGDHASTIIEHGISKPISEKEIKYQAAYVQDEWTVNNKLLIIPSLRYDNSNKFGDDFSPKIGMTYKMDNNYRFKANFGKGFKAPSVSELYMQMTHRPIPNMTVIVAGNPDLKPEKSTNYDISFEGERGSDFGKVTYFYNDVTDLIGTNDTMSYIPGTGMVYNSKYINIDKAKIRGIELEAGRHLNDKFTLKSAYNYLDAENSKTHERLSSRAKNRYSLQLHYDDIQDTGISGILWHEWVRDYRYVETDYNYNTLNFVINKKWNDKYDSYFGIDNILDKKIDALILEGRLWRFGMNITI, encoded by the coding sequence ATGAAAATGAGACAAAATCGGAGAAAAGGCAAAGTGGCGTTATTAAGTTTCGGTATTATGGCGGTATTGAGTCTGCCGGCTTACGCTGAGGAGGAACCTTACCAGTTTAGTGAGGTAGTGGTTACTGCCACCCGGACCAAGCAGAATGTGAAGGATATACCAGCCAGTGTTGAGGTCATTACCCGGCAGGATATCGAAACCATGGGTGCTGACAGTGTAGTAGCGGCATTGAAGCTGGCCATGAACTTAAATCTTTCTGAAGCGGGAATGACAGGTAATCAGGTTAGTTTGCGTGGTATGAACACGAACCAGTCCCTAATTTTGATTGATGGTCGACGTATGGCAGGGGAAGATACGGGATCAACCATGAATTATTACGAATTAAACCGGATTAATATTAATAATGTGGAACGGATCGAAATCGTACGGGGACCCGTTAGTTCTCTTTATGGATCAGATGCTTTGGGCGGCGTCATCAATATTATTATGCGTAAATCGGAAAAGCCACAGACTACCGTGGGTTTGTCGAACAGCAGCAAGCAACAGAACGCTTCCTTCCGCTTTGACTTAGGTAAAGAAGGGAAATGGTCATGGGTAGTTGATACACTTTTTACTGAGATTAAAGAGAGGACACGAACAGATAGTACGAATATGTATGGACCGCGCCAGTTCTATAATATCAGTGGAACATACGATATGTCGGAAGGTAAGAACCTGGATGTCTTTTATGAAAGAATGAGTGAACATTTGAAATCAGGATTTACTGATGGCAGCAGAGATTATTATACCAATACGAGAAATTCCTACGGTATCAATTATCGTGGTATCAATTCACGAGGGAATTATGAACTGCGGACTTATTTTAATCAGCTGGAAAAAAATAATGATACATTGCTTGAAGGTGGAACCTATAGTGATTTTGACAGAGCAAAGTATAAAACCTGGGTAGTTGATGGGAAAAATACGGTGAAATTGGATGATGAACATGTACTGACATTTGGTGGTGAATACCGGTCATCTGAATATCGTGGGACCCGGCTGGAAGACAATGGTGATCATGCTTCTACGATTATTGAGCATGGAATAAGCAAACCCATATCAGAAAAAGAAATAAAATATCAGGCTGCCTATGTACAAGATGAATGGACTGTTAATAACAAACTGTTAATTATTCCATCCCTGCGGTATGATAACAGTAATAAATTTGGCGATGATTTTAGTCCTAAAATTGGTATGACTTACAAAATGGATAATAATTATCGTTTTAAGGCGAATTTTGGGAAAGGGTTTAAAGCACCCAGTGTCAGTGAGTTATATATGCAAATGACTCATCGCCCGATACCCAACATGACTGTTATTGTTGCTGGTAATCCAGATTTAAAACCGGAAAAATCGACTAATTATGATATAAGCTTCGAAGGAGAAAGAGGAAGTGATTTTGGAAAAGTAACCTACTTTTATAACGATGTTACCGACCTGATTGGAACAAACGACACAATGAGTTATATTCCTGGGACTGGGATGGTTTATAATTCCAAATACATCAATATTGATAAAGCTAAGATAAGAGGCATTGAACTTGAAGCTGGAAGGCATCTGAATGATAAATTTACGCTGAAATCTGCTTATAATTATCTGGACGCTGAAAATTCCAAAACCCATGAACGCCTGAGCAGCAGGGCAAAAAACAGGTATTCCCTGCAGCTGCATTATGATGATATTCAAGATACGGGAATCAGTGGTATTCTATGGCATGAATGGGTGCGTGATTACCGCTATGTTGAGACTGATTACAACTATAATACGTTAAACTTTGTGATCAACAAAAAATGGAATGATAAATATGACTCCTATTTTGGTATTGATAATATTCTCGATAAAAAAATCGATGCACTGATCCTCGAAGGCCGTTTGTGGAGATTTGGCATGAATATAACAATATGA
- a CDS encoding ABC transporter ATP-binding protein, translated as MSHTIEAQSIKLGYGSKVIIPEMDIVIDKPEIISIIGPNGSGKSTLLKALSRILSPLAGCVLLDGKDIHQLQPVQVAKIMAILPQTVHAPGDMTVYDLVAYGRMPYKKMFEKLDSNDQECMAAVLEATGIRQMLHRRLDSLSGGERQRAWLAMALAQEPRLLLLDEPTTYLDIHHQLELMKLVRKLHQDMQITVIMVLHDLNHAARFSQRMIAVKDGLLFADGPVEEVFTVENLRALYGVETTIMTIEQGGSSHLVCFPHDSCLKQKA; from the coding sequence ATGAGTCATACCATTGAAGCCCAGTCTATTAAACTTGGCTATGGCAGCAAGGTAATCATTCCAGAAATGGATATTGTAATCGATAAACCGGAAATCATCTCAATTATTGGACCAAACGGATCAGGAAAATCCACCTTATTGAAAGCATTAAGCCGAATATTGAGTCCTTTGGCTGGCTGCGTATTGCTGGATGGCAAGGATATTCATCAATTGCAACCGGTACAGGTAGCTAAAATCATGGCGATACTGCCTCAGACAGTACATGCGCCAGGAGACATGACAGTTTATGATCTGGTGGCTTATGGTCGTATGCCTTATAAAAAAATGTTTGAAAAATTGGACAGTAATGATCAAGAGTGTATGGCAGCGGTACTGGAAGCCACTGGTATCCGGCAAATGCTGCACCGGCGGCTGGACAGTTTGTCGGGAGGGGAAAGGCAGCGGGCTTGGCTGGCTATGGCCCTGGCCCAGGAGCCTCGCTTGCTTTTATTAGATGAACCGACAACCTATCTGGATATTCATCACCAACTGGAATTAATGAAGCTGGTTCGCAAACTGCATCAGGATATGCAGATTACCGTTATTATGGTTCTGCATGATTTAAACCATGCAGCTCGCTTTAGCCAGCGTATGATTGCGGTCAAAGACGGTCTGCTATTTGCGGATGGGCCAGTGGAAGAAGTATTTACTGTAGAAAATTTACGGGCTTTATACGGAGTCGAAACAACGATTATGACGATTGAGCAAGGAGGGAGTTCGCATCTTGTCTGTTTTCCTCATGACAGCTGCCTGAAGCAGAAGGCATGA
- a CDS encoding epoxyqueuosine reductase, which produces MNRLASEIKSTALNMGYEKCGIIKISAMSGYEEKLNERVKRMPETKQFYEKFYRFAHLQDAYPWAKSIVICISEYGKYHVPENLQGLIGKAYLFDSRRDEQSKELQNSLKFEEYMQGMGLKTEAERKFGVTALRWAATKAGLGVARRNNFFYTESGSWIHLEAWLIDKELELIEIPTVKACSEHCNRCVKSCPTASLAQPYTMNPASCISFLTTFGGRDLSHEKCNGQIGGWVYGCDVCQDVCPMNKNRWSGTEEFPALEELSEHISLEKILRMDYAFLEQVIQAKFWYINKEDVWKWKVNAINAMVNNYKEQYKEYIVGACNDSHAKVREMAQWAIKKMNLLV; this is translated from the coding sequence ATGAATCGATTAGCATCGGAAATAAAAAGTACAGCACTGAATATGGGCTATGAAAAGTGTGGCATTATTAAGATCTCTGCTATGTCTGGTTATGAAGAGAAGCTTAATGAGCGAGTGAAGCGTATGCCAGAAACAAAACAATTTTATGAGAAATTTTATCGTTTTGCTCATTTGCAAGATGCGTATCCATGGGCAAAATCCATTGTTATCTGCATAAGTGAATATGGAAAATATCACGTACCAGAAAACCTGCAAGGTTTGATTGGTAAAGCTTATTTGTTTGATAGTAGAAGAGATGAGCAATCGAAAGAACTTCAGAATAGCTTGAAATTTGAAGAATATATGCAGGGCATGGGGCTTAAAACGGAAGCTGAAAGGAAATTTGGTGTCACGGCATTACGCTGGGCAGCAACAAAAGCAGGACTTGGCGTAGCTCGTAGAAATAATTTCTTTTATACGGAATCAGGGTCATGGATACATTTGGAAGCCTGGTTGATTGACAAGGAGTTGGAATTGATCGAAATACCAACAGTGAAGGCATGCTCTGAGCATTGTAATCGGTGCGTTAAATCCTGTCCAACAGCTTCTTTAGCACAGCCATATACGATGAATCCTGCATCATGTATTTCATTTCTCACCACATTTGGCGGTAGGGACTTATCACATGAAAAGTGTAATGGGCAAATAGGAGGTTGGGTTTATGGGTGCGATGTTTGCCAAGATGTTTGTCCTATGAATAAAAATCGTTGGAGTGGAACAGAAGAGTTTCCAGCTTTAGAGGAATTGAGTGAACATATATCCCTAGAAAAAATTCTAAGAATGGACTATGCTTTTTTAGAGCAGGTAATACAAGCTAAATTCTGGTATATCAATAAAGAGGATGTTTGGAAATGGAAAGTCAATGCTATCAATGCTATGGTAAATAACTATAAAGAACAATATAAGGAATATATCGTTGGTGCTTGTAATGACAGCCATGCAAAGGTAAGAGAGATGGCTCAATGGGCAATTAAAAAAATGAATCTACTAGTATAG
- a CDS encoding flavodoxin family protein, with product MQTLVVYSSLTGNTKKVAEAIYEVFGEKAALFPVEMAPAPTDYDFVIVGFWVDKGTADKKAQEYLKTIQDKPVALFATLGAYPDSEHAASSLKNAAAFLDASNQLVGTFICQGKIDPKLIEQFKNMPGNHPHAATPERMERYKKAASHPDASDLEAAQAIFADIKNSLNRVAGQEKGEVTAS from the coding sequence ATGCAAACGTTAGTTGTTTATTCCAGTCTTACGGGCAATACCAAAAAAGTGGCAGAAGCGATCTATGAAGTTTTTGGTGAAAAGGCCGCCTTGTTTCCAGTTGAAATGGCACCCGCGCCGACAGACTATGATTTTGTGATAGTCGGCTTTTGGGTTGATAAAGGAACAGCCGATAAGAAGGCCCAGGAGTATCTCAAGACCATTCAGGATAAACCAGTTGCTTTATTTGCTACATTAGGGGCCTATCCTGATTCAGAGCATGCTGCCAGCAGTCTCAAAAATGCAGCTGCATTCCTGGATGCCAGCAATCAATTGGTGGGAACTTTTATATGCCAGGGGAAAATAGATCCGAAGCTAATTGAACAATTTAAAAACATGCCGGGAAATCATCCTCATGCTGCTACCCCAGAACGGATGGAACGCTATAAGAAAGCTGCCAGCCATCCTGATGCCAGCGATCTAGAGGCAGCTCAGGCTATTTTTGCAGATATAAAAAATAGCTTGAATCGAGTTGCAGGGCAGGAAAAAGGTGAGGTGACTGCCTCTTGA
- a CDS encoding FecCD family ABC transporter permease — protein sequence MREVAIDPRGTWRTGISIIGLVALVAALFWGIRVGTVPFSAYDIWNVFIAPASNEAYQIIYNIRVPRVLVGALTGINLALAGCILQGVLRNPLADPGIIGVSAGAGLAAMSVMILWPGLMALVPAAAFVGALLAAGIVFLLSWDRGIQPLRLILAGVALAAFFGGGMSALMVFHSDKVQGTVNWMAGGFQGRSWNHVQMILPYSLIGVLGTMLSYRHLNALQLGDEVAKGLGIRVEKARFFLVVLAALLAASAVSVAGLLGFVGLIIPHIARMLVGSDFEYLMPCAAVLGATIVVAADTVARTIFSPVEVPVGIFMAFLGAPFFIYLLRKGMRR from the coding sequence ATGAGAGAAGTTGCAATCGACCCTCGTGGGACTTGGCGAACGGGGATCAGTATAATCGGACTGGTTGCGCTGGTGGCCGCCTTATTTTGGGGGATCAGAGTGGGAACTGTACCTTTTAGTGCTTATGATATCTGGAATGTATTTATTGCTCCGGCCAGCAATGAAGCTTATCAAATTATCTATAATATCAGGGTACCCCGGGTATTGGTTGGTGCGTTAACCGGGATCAATTTAGCTTTGGCCGGCTGCATCCTGCAAGGGGTGCTGCGCAATCCTTTAGCCGACCCTGGAATTATTGGAGTATCCGCGGGAGCTGGTCTGGCAGCTATGTCTGTAATGATTTTATGGCCTGGGCTTATGGCATTGGTGCCGGCGGCTGCTTTTGTTGGAGCGCTGCTGGCTGCTGGAATCGTGTTTTTATTGTCCTGGGATCGGGGGATACAGCCTCTTAGGCTGATCTTAGCCGGTGTGGCCCTGGCTGCCTTCTTTGGCGGCGGCATGAGTGCTCTTATGGTCTTTCACTCCGATAAAGTGCAGGGGACGGTCAACTGGATGGCTGGGGGATTTCAGGGGCGCAGCTGGAATCATGTGCAGATGATTCTGCCTTACAGCTTGATCGGAGTTTTAGGGACTATGCTTTCTTACCGTCATTTAAATGCATTGCAGTTAGGTGATGAAGTTGCCAAAGGTTTGGGAATCAGAGTGGAAAAAGCACGATTTTTCCTGGTTGTTTTGGCAGCCTTGCTGGCAGCTTCGGCAGTCAGCGTGGCAGGTCTCTTAGGCTTTGTTGGACTTATCATCCCTCATATTGCCCGCATGTTGGTCGGTTCGGATTTTGAGTATCTGATGCCCTGTGCAGCCGTACTGGGAGCTACGATTGTAGTGGCTGCGGATACCGTCGCCCGTACCATATTCAGTCCGGTGGAAGTACCAGTAGGAATTTTTATGGCTTTTTTAGGAGCTCCGTTCTTTATTTATTTACTGCGAAAGGGGATGCGGCGATGA